tgttaAGGCTTCAGAAACTTCCAACCATCCCCTGCTAGAACACTCAGAGCCTGCTAAATTCTCTCTCCCTAGCAAAGAACCTAAAGGTGTGGTCCTTCTGCTTGCTGGGCTGCTGCTATTCCCATAGCATCTTTGTGCAAGTTAGAAAAAGATGCCTTTCTCCCAGTGTTTGCAGCCCTAAGCCAGGGTACACAGCTTGCTGAATGGAGCACAGGCCAGATTTCAGTCCCCATTCCCCTTCAGCCAGGTGCCCTTATGCAGTCAACAACCTGTGCAACTGCAGCAGCAGCCCTCTCTGCCTGGTTCCTTTGAGGCAGGATGACTGAGGAATAATCTTCCCCATATCTATCCCACCCTCTCAAGTCCTTGAGACAACAGAACAGCCCTGGGTACCTGGCTCTGCTGGCACATGGGTGGGTACACTGGGTAGTTTGACTGGAGGTTCTTCCTCCTTATCATCCACAGGTAACAACTCCCGGGCTGATTCCTCCTGCTCCAGCTGCTCTAGCTCCTCCAACAGTTCATCCTGGATGGGGGACGACAAGACTATTCAAGATGAAGAAAGGAAACTTCTACTTCTAAAAACATACCACTTCTGGAGTTCCTCCCCAGAACTTGCCGCACAATTCTTTTGGGCATCCCTTCTGCCTGGTCCCATGCTTTTCTCCAATATTCCCTGACCCCTCACTTCCAATCACCtcatccacatcctctccaaagcCCAAAGGCCGAGAAATGGCATCTGAGATCTGCTGGGCCACCTCCTGCTGTTCTGTGATGTCAGCCATCAGTTCATCCACCTTGTCAATGTCCCTGAGAACAAGATATATAGCCAAAAAATTAGGCAACAACCCCCCTGACGTTCTCACCTCACAAGAAGGAAGTCCCTCCTGCCCATGGCCTCAGACTGATAAACTTACGGCTACCAGGTAGAAGAGATCCCTGGACAATTGTAAAGAGCAAGACGAGGCTGAGAAATGGCAAGAAGCCACAGTGGGGAGGACAGGTTGCACTTCCTTCTCGGAAGGATCTTTAACAATTAGGAAATCATCTCTCCTCCCTGGAATGCCCCAGCCAGCAGAGAGATCTTCTTGCAGGAAGCAAGGAGGCGGACAGAGGTCTAGCCATTAGAGGTGTCTATACTGTGATCTCACATTCTGAGAGGTTGTAAGATTCAAAGCACAATACCAAGCTACTCTCCCCAGTGCCTGGGCCCCCTCCTTCCCTACCCCCGTACCCACATGTCCTGGTAGGCTTTCTTCATGCCTTGGGCAGCAAGCTCCATGGTACGAAGCACTTCGACATTGGTGGTGGCATTCTCAATGGCCTCACGCTGAAACTCCAGGGTGGATAATGTCCCGTCAATTTGTGCCAGCTGCTGTTCCAGTCTTTTCTTCCTCCGCAAAGCCTGTAGGGCGGCTGACCCAGCCCACACGCTGAACATCAGAGCCAGAAGCCCCTGCTGCCCACCTGGCCCTCCTAAAGGCGCCTTTCCCCCTTACCTCTCTTATTCTTGGTGCCATGCTTCTTGGCCGTTTGTAGCTCCTGTTGAATCTTGTGCTCCAGAAACTCCTGTTTCTTGATCAGTATCTTCTCCGTCTCCTTCAGTTTCTGTATTGCCTCTTCAGGGGTGggccccttctccttcttccctggAGTCCAATGGAGCAGGCCCACATTGTGTGAAGGAAGAATACTCGCCACTAATCACTGAGTGCACAGTGTGTGCTAGGCACTTGACTGTTATTATTAATCCCAAAATGGCTCTCTACAGCGAACGTGCTATCTTCACTTTATAAATATGAAGATAGACACAAAGATGTTACATTTTTTTGTCTAAAATCACAACCCGTAAGAGATTGAGCAGGAATTGAAATGTGGCAGTATGACATCCAAAGCCAGTGTTCTTTTGCTATTCCAAGCTGCCTTTcaattcatttctaattttttttttaattaatagactttattttttagagcagttttaggttgacAGCAActtgagtggaaggtacagagatttcccatacaccccCTGCACCCACACATGCATGGCCTCCCCATTGTCACACCCCTCACCAGAGCTGAGTCCCTTTTTTAATCACCGTTCCTCTTGCTGTCCTAGGAGATGCCCAAGGTCCTGACTCTACAGGATCAAACTGAATGAAATACAGGgggccaaaggaaaaaaagtctgaTCTTGATTTTCCCCTTCATCTTCTGCACATCTAATAgagttatttaaaacaaaaatctgatgGCCCTtgcctgcttaaaatccttccatACTCTCCACTGCCTACAGGATAAAATCGAAAACTTTTTAAACAAGACAAACAAGGTGCTTCATGATCTGGCTCTCATTCACCTCTCCATCCACACTGCCTTctactttcctcttccccttcagcatgcgcgcacacacacacacacacacacacactcactcacagggCAGCCAGAACTTCTTTTCCCTGAATATATCATACTCTTTCCAGCCTCTCTTTTGCATACAGTTAGCTCTTCCTGGAGAATGTCAATTCCCCACCTGGCACATTTCTAGCCTCCTGGATCACTGCCCCCAGACTCCtgcttcctctgtgctcccctgGTTTTTAGGAACATCTCCACAGTGGGGTTGCCACACTACACTGTAAATGCCGATTTTTGCTTGTCTTTGCCCACCAGATAAGAGCTTCAAGAAGGCAATCTTTCCTCGTCCTCTCAGATTCCCTCTTGCCCAGAATAAAGCAAGCACCAGGGGTTTGGAAAGAACTGCACGACAACAGGCAGAAACTCATCCCCCAAGCCTACACAGTGGGAGCCGGCACAGTCGCCACGCTCTTCTCTCACGTCCCCTCCCGGGCCTCGAGCTCTGCCCTccgggggtgggggaaggacgGCACACGGAGGGGGACTCGCTGACAAGGCGGGGCCTCCTGGCACCGGAGAAGGCCTTGCCGGGCCATCGGCCGGGATTTTCGGGACAGCCTGTCTCCCGGGTCTCTTCCCCTCCGGTCTCCCCGACCCCTGGGGCCAGCACCTCCCGGTCGACCAGTCTCGCCCGGCTCACCCCTCCCGAAGAGTCGGCCGAGCCCACTCATCGCGACCCCAGCCTCTCCCGCCTGCGCCCCGCGGCGGCCCGCACACTTCCGCCTTGCTCTCGGGGAGGGTCCTGTCTCATCACGCGGAGACTGGCCTCGGCCAATCCCTCCTTGGGGCACCGCGACGACATCATCAAGAGGCGCAGACGAGCCCATTTCTATCACGTGACCCAAGCCTCCAGCCCCACTTCCACGCGCTTCTCTTAAAGCGGACGCTTCATTTTCCACTATATAAAAAGGccgccccgccccccaaaaaCAAAGTACTTGTTTCCTGGAGGGAAATGTGCAGGGTCACGCACCCCACTACTTGGGGCCAGTGGAAGAGTTCTTCATGCTCTTGACAGAGCTCCggagaggggtggggatggggtgagcACAAGGGAATCATAGTCTTGGGCTTGCCACAAGTTTATAAGGCAGAACCTGACGCAGTCTAAGACCTCACACTCCAGTCTTGCCACCTCCGGGCAGCCGACCCCGGTTCACACGCtagaaaagtagaaacaacccacaCTGTGGGTAAGTTCTCTTCTGTCACATGCAAATACACTTTAATAATTTGCAAATACACCTGAAAatgtcttcctttctgatttcctttcagttttatgCCTCCAATGAGGCTCATCCACGGGGCTGGATCTCAGGGTCCAGCTTGGGCCTTTGTAAATGTCTCTAAGCCTTGAGTTAGGGTGTGAAGACTCATGCCATTCCGCACATGAATGCAGGTAAcacctgaaaagaaaagaaacgacGTTTCATCAGGCCTTCAGGGCTCCCTACAATTACTCTCATCTTTTGTGGGTGTCACCCGTCATGCAAACTATCCATCCTGTACATATCTACCTAACCCCTCCTAGGAACCCCATCTCCTCATTGCCCAAATGGCTGTTTTCACCACTCAGTACCCAGTTTGCCGACATCTACAATATTCCGCTTCTCATCATCAAAGAAGATCATCTGGGAGAAAAGAACTCCAGTCTTCTGCTGCAACCTGTGCAAGACAGGGCAGGGGGTGAGGGCAGGGGGTAACCACGTTGGCTTCTTCGCTCCTCCAGCTCTCTGGTCttgtctctctctgctcctccccacgTACCTCTTAAAGTGTGTGACCTTGCTGCCTGGATAGATTTCGCGATGAACAAAGTATCTGACAAGGTCAAAGAGCTCCAGTAGCTGGTTGGCACCTTCAGTCTCACTTGTCCTGCACAAAGGTGTAGAAGATGAGATCAGGAGTGTGGAGGGCCAGGGCTGCAAGTTAACTTACGTATAACCAGGGGGGAATAACTTGCTGTATTCCAGCATGGCCAGGCATCCTCGGCCCTTATTCAACTCCATATCCTTCTTGTCTGACATGCGTGGCTCTAGCCAATGTTTAATAAAAGGCACAGGAGAGGGTACAATTAGAAAAATATCGAAGTATTTGCAAACATACATGGCCGAAATTTTTGTAGCCAAGGGGTTACACGGGAAGTCTCCTCATGCACGCATCTCTCAGCATCGAACTGAGTTTTTTTCAGTCGCTCTTCTTACCGGGAAGCGGCCGCGACGGGCACCCCAAGGCCCTGCAATCGTTCCAGGACCTCAGGCACCTCTGGGTACAGTCGGACGGTTTGGCCCCGCCTGTCTCGTACAGCTCCATCACTGGAGAGGGCGAGAGAGCGCTCAGCGCCGGCAGGCCCGCCGGgcccgccccccagccccgccTCACCTGCCCTTGTGGAACGGGGGGTCTACGTGCGTGTCCACCCAGAAAGGCCAGAGCGTGTAATCTGCGAGAGGAAGCGGGGGTTCAGCCTTGGAGGGCGCAGGGCCTCGAGCGCTGCAACTGGGGTTTGGGAAGAGAGCGCCCTACGAAACTCTCCCAAGTCGGGCCCTCACCCAGATCGAAGACCGCCAGCTTCGGGAGCTGCGCCATCACCAGCGCCGCAAGCCGACTGCTCGGAGGCGGGGTTTCCCCGCGGCCACAGAGTCCTCGCAGCGCTCCCAGGGCTACGAGGCCGCCCCGCCGGCCTGAGACACGCGGCTAGAGCGCCGCCACGCCGCGCCGGGGCTGTCAGTCTGAAGACTGCGCAAGAGCGCCTTCTGATGGTGGAGGAGGGAACAGCCTGCAGCAAATGCCTGAGCCACCGCGCGCAGGACCAGAGGTCTTTGTCTCTTCAAGAGATCTTCTTCCCTTACGTTCCCACTACACCCAGCCTCGCCATTCTACTAAACTAGAGAAGCCAGGGAAGGGAAGCCTTTTTTTCTGGGACCCATCTCATTTTATCTTACCGAGACCTAAGTGATGTATCGTAGCTTGTGTCACTCCTCACTCCACCCTTCTCCGTGTCAGCCTCTCTCCGTACTGTAGAACCCAGAGCCCCAGCAATACCAGCCATAAAGAACGGAGCGtctgcagagccagccctgatggcctagtggttaaagttcagtgtgctcagCTTCCAAGGCCCAGGTTCAGCTCtggtcgcagaaccacaccactcgtctatcagtaaccacactgtggtggcagctcacacacaaGAACTaggacaactagaatatacaactatgtaccggggctttggagaggaaaaaaagcggaagattggcaacagatgttagcccagggtgaatctttcctatCAAAAACAGGAGTGTCTGCAAAACCCTTGAGGCCTCTCTCAAACCAGGCCCAAACGTCCAGTAGGCCACAGTGGGAAAGAATTCACTCTCCTGGTTCTACCACCCATGCCAGTAGTATGCTGGTAGATACGTAACCACCATTCTGTGGGTGAGACCGATTTGTATTGTCTGCCAATTTCTGTAAATATTCctaccatggccaatttcaagctaccaacatgaagTCACTCAACATGGGGTTGAGAACAGACGCCAATAATTAGCTCTCGTGAGCTGGTAAgtgctggctccagcacaccactgagaGCAGGCATTCCTAGGGTCTGATAATCCTTCTGAGGGCACATTCCCTTCCACTGTCCTACTCCTTCAGCCTGGCGTAACCGAGTGTGCACTGGGTCCACTTTGATTTCAATCACATTTGTGCAAGAGAAGATAGATTCCAAGAGGccaggaaatattttattgacaATCAGGGACATAGCCATAACAGAGGGAAGCACGCAGGACTGCAAACTAAAACCCAGTAGCCAGCAAGGGCCCTTTGGGCCAGGAACACTGCATCCTGGGGCCCTCACAGTCTCCCACCAGTAGACACACAAGACTGGGCATCCATGAGACGGGGCAGTGGCTCTGGTGTCCCAGAAAGTGAGAGGATATATGATGCCTCATTACGAGCGACAGGGTAAGGAGGTAAAATGGAGGGAGGGTCCATCACTGCCTAAGACCACCGCCTCCTCTCAGAGCCAACACCAGATGGAGGACTGAACCGCCTAGGATCTTGTAATCAGCTGCTGTCTTCTCATCATTCCTGCAGGAAAAGGAGGCCAAAAAAGCATTAGAAATACCTTCTAGAACAGGGTTCTTGGTTGGGTTTTATGGATCTCTCTGGGGGTCTATGAACtcagatgagaaaaaaattacatctttatttttactaaCCCCTAACTGAAATATGATATTTCTTTTAATCTTGAACATAGGTAAAAACACTCAGTGGTATTAGCAATATGGGTAATCTGTTAACAACAGAAAttagatattttcatatcataATACAACTATTTGCAAGtatcttgaaaatatttcaaaattatggtAGTTATTGGACCCACCATTAGACCTTAATGTATTAATAAATAAGCACATAGATAATTATATCACAAATTTGCTTTTTTAGTATTTTGATAACTGTATATCAATATAATTACTTTCTTTTGTAATTCTACATATTTTAAGTCTGCAAAAATCTTATTCTGAGAAGGGGTTCAGGGGCTTCACCAAATTGCTAAAGGGTCCAAGGCACCAAAACAAAGAGGCAGGCCCCCTCCACTGGCAGTATTTGCGCCCTCATCTTCACATAAGATCGCCATGCCCTCATTCCCATTCCAGACTCACATCTGTTTACCACTGTAGATAAGCCGCTGCTGCTGTGGGGGgattccctctttctcttccacaCGCTCCTTGATTCGCTCCACCTTTAGGAGAACAAGTAGTCAGGGGCTGCTAGGGGTAGGACGGAAGTGGGAAGAACAAGAGCTACGCACATAGCATGAGAGCAAAGGACTACATTCATCAGCATATCCAAACAAACGCACATGCAGGGCGATAGGCACGAAGAGGTGGTGGGCATACGTTACCTTGTCTGTGGGTTCAATGTCAATCTCAATCTCCTTTCCGGTCAGCGTCTGAAACAGGCAAGGGTTTCATGAGTCCTATAGCCCACTACATAATTCATCTTCTAGGTAAAACATCCTGTCCTCGTCTCTGGGGATCTACTGCTTTCTGAGAGATACACATTCTCAGCTAAGCTGGTTTGAAGAATCAGAAGGCTTTGACCATACCTGTATTCGTCAAACATTTTTAGGCTATGGACAACTTTGATAGGGCAAAATTCTGTGAATTATTTGACCCTCTTAATGCCACAGGtcatctcccacccccaccccactagAATCCATGAGAACACTGGAGTTCTTTTAGATGAGACAGTGATGAGAGGTATCCTAAGGAAAGTATTCTTTTGAGTCAGAAGGAGCCAGTTTTATACATGAATGCTAGAACTGAACATTCAGGTAATTCAAAGAATTCTCAAGGACACAAGAGACCATCTCTGACCAGCTTCTTAAGGAACACTAGAATTCCACATTCTATTCCCCCATATCTTCTCTAGACTCCTACCTAAATCCTAAATTGCAGCTCTGCTCTTCTCGACTTCTTCCATAGGCTAAGGCCTGATGATATCCAAATGCAATAATCATACTGACAGTACACGTACAAATACCATGCTCCATTCAATCTAATCTCCCACCCGTCTTTGCTCTTAAAGCTCTATCCGCGCCAGTCTACAGTAACCCAGACCACAAACACACCATGTACGGTCTAGTTTAAGGGCATTTCTTTGCTTCTACTCGTTTCCTTGTTGCCATACCCTCCCCCACTCTTCTCAAACCTTCAAGGACCCTGCAATATAAGATCAATGACTTGCCACCAGTGCACTTCAGTACCCACTAGAGCTAGTTGTTTAAGTGTTAAACTCTCCAACTTACACTACAGCTTCCTAAAGGACAGAGACTGTTCTAATCTAAGCACAAAGCACAGGGTTTGACATACGagcagtcagtaaatatttgtggaagggCCAAATACACCAATGATCAGGTTATGATCACAGCCAACATTTACCAAACACTTTGCAAGAGTCAGAAACTATGCTGAGTGTCCAACAGGCATCAATCTGTTTAATTCTTGCTAGTATTTATGAGATACGTACTATTACTATCactcttttatagatgaggaaaatggggcTTGGACAGGTTAAAAAGCATGCCTAGGAAGTCAAAAGGAGTGTGCAGATCCAAACACAGACTCTTCGGACCCAGAGCCTGAACTTTTAAGTCTGTACTCGGTACTGCTTAACTGAGTCCGGCTGGTCTAGTATTGAGATCCAGTATACGATCCTGCAGAAGGTTCACAAAATAACACACGGTTTCTACTTATGGTATTCACCTAGACCAGCATGAAGAAGTACTGAGGACCTAATTTCTCAACTATGAGAGTGGTTCAGAACCAAGTATATTTCCAAAAATGCAAGAGTAACTCCTTTGGATTTACCTGTTTGgatgcaaaagaataaattacaaCAGTGATTTTCAAGTTTCTACCCGAACCCAAGGTGGTCCGTGTGAAAATTTTCAATAGTCTatggtaaaatgagaaaaataatgacaacagtGAGATTTTCATGAAACTAAATATATTTGGGTGTTAAAATGTCCTTTTATGAAATGACAGTGACAAtatacaatgatttttttttaggcCCTTTCCTGACGAAATGAAAAGTTTGCAATTCTGTGCTGTCCAcaaattatttcactttattgatCTTAATACTTTGAATGAGAAGACTCTTCAACCAGAGAGTTCTATTTCTAGGTAACTAAGTTGGAGGAAAAGCTTGAGCATGGATCCAGAGAGGAACAGGTGAGGTTTGCTGCAGCACCTTTTGTAAGAGCAAAAGACTAGAAATAGCCTAATGCCTATTAATAAGAAAACTattaaactatggtacatccatagaATGACATATTTATTATGTAACAGCTTATACACTAACATGGAAAGATCTAGAGAATGTATAATTATCTATCATTTTCTGTATGGAGATACAGACATATGTACATGCATAGAAGAAGGGATTAAAAGCATACGTCTCTCTTAATAGTGACTATCTTCGAGAAGGGGAGTAGGACTGAGGGGAGGTAACTTGCTTTATCTGTACcatttacatttctaataaaaatatattcctggggcaggcccagtggtgtagtggttaagttcgcacgttctacttcggtggcccagggttcccgggttcggatcccaggtgcagacatggcactgcttggcaagccatgctgtggtaggtgtcccacatttaaaatggaggaagatgggcacggatgtgagctcagggccagtcttcctcagcaaaaagaggaggattggcagcagatgttagctcagggctaatcttccttaaaaaaaaaaaaaatatatatatatatatatatatatatatattcctttgtcACATCAATATTAGTAAACAAATATTCATTCTGACAATAAAAATGCTTAAAGAGTAAGAAAGAGTTTAAGAGAAGGTCTAGAACTGCTCTCCCAAGAGTAAGATGCTTGGGCTGTAcgacatgaaaaaaaattattggttTGTAAACACTAAAACCATAGGATTGGCCCTTTGTTTTTGAAACTGACTGTAGAAGCCCATGAACGTATATGGAGAGCAATCGGGCAATACAGCATCCCAGCAACAACACTTCTGAGAAAATAAGCAGGACTGTGTCCAAAAATGTACCCACAACAACATCACTGCAGCCTTCTGACGCTGAAAACTTAGACACAATCTAAATATCAAACAATTGagggttaaataaattgtggtacaaaCATAAGAAGGAAAATCACACAGTCTTCAAATAATGTTTAGAATAGCAATATAATTccaattttgtaaaaacaaaaaaaaagaacatgtgtATTTATGCGCTTTCGAAAACGTTTGGAAGGATATATACATCAGGGCTTTTATCTTGAGTTGtgagattatgggtgattttaatCATATTATTTGTGCTTTTCggtgttttccatttttttataccATAAATACActgtaatgagaaaaaaaattatttttaaaacactgatcTTGAGGAGAGTATAAGGAAACAATTCTGTAAAGCAGCACTGCCcaac
This is a stretch of genomic DNA from Equus caballus isolate H_3958 breed thoroughbred chromosome 1, TB-T2T, whole genome shotgun sequence. It encodes these proteins:
- the CHMP4A gene encoding charged multivesicular body protein 4a, encoding MGSSAPLDDVVAVPQGGIGRGQSPRDETGPSPRARRKCAGRRGAQAGEAGVAMSGLGRLFGRGKKEKGPTPEEAIQKLKETEKILIKKQEFLEHKIQQELQTAKKHGTKNKRAALQALRRKKRLEQQLAQIDGTLSTLEFQREAIENATTNVEVLRTMELAAQGMKKAYQDMDIDKVDELMADITEQQEVAQQISDAISRPLGFGEDVDEDELLEELEQLEQEESARELLPVDDKEEEPPVKLPSVPTHVPAEPAPEADEDAEALKQLATWVS
- the MDP1 gene encoding magnesium-dependent phosphatase 1, giving the protein MAQLPKLAVFDLDYTLWPFWVDTHVDPPFHKGSDGAVRDRRGQTVRLYPEVPEVLERLQGLGVPVAAASRTSETEGANQLLELFDLVRYFVHREIYPGSKVTHFKRLQQKTGVLFSQMIFFDDEKRNIVDVGKLGVTCIHVRNGMSLHTLTQGLETFTKAQAGP
- the NEDD8 gene encoding NEDD8, with the protein product MLIKVKTLTGKEIEIDIEPTDKVERIKERVEEKEGIPPQQQRLIYSGKQMNDEKTAADYKILGGSVLHLVLALRGGGGLRQ